One segment of Anopheles merus strain MAF unplaced genomic scaffold, AmerM5.1 LNR4000075, whole genome shotgun sequence DNA contains the following:
- the LOC121601357 gene encoding trafficking protein particle complex subunit 12-like → MASGGVEPNISKYFANDPPSCFDSLTAGEEGLSQGAMAEAYLSYDYLASSSMDLQSQPNIPDGVRDLWQPPRRTAPGGLPPANLTMPGVSVATDLTDPVQDAVGLLVDASEAQQRKLLLPDNVTQDERGLRELIENGCFRSAVNLTARLLTIKQQGFGHAGHPVKHSPNSLQLWFTRLALLVKLGQYEIARVEAEPFGALSNPDVFYEFYHPDMHADRKGSMAPFSFRLLLAELPVYLGAPRVALDRLTDLLAVVHQIRCYFERTAGLPNGAVPHAQEAFGFWTARETRVLHSIVNCALAVKDFGLVEQLMERLAGAAANPQKRILLSAWGRMRLQCGDMAGAEKKFAEARRLKEEKASEVPDLIDRGLLAVAQNDFQSAFELFQKASAAAPSNTMLYNNMGVCLLYSGKLKEAIKLYEGAIERNTKACLNESLLVNLSTLYELESNHAKEKKIKLLKLVNRHRADLTVGLDVCLKLQTTV, encoded by the exons ATGGCGAGCGGTGGTGTGGAACCCAATATAAGCAAATATTTCGCCAATGATCCACCGAGCTGTTTCGATAGTTTGACCGCCGGCGAAG AAGGTCTCTCGCAGGGAGCAATGGCGGAAGCGTACCTGTCCTACGACTACCTCGCCAGCAGCTCGATGGACCTGCAATCCCAACCCAACATTCCGGACGGCGTGCGCGATCTGTGGCAGCCGCCCAGACGGACGGCACCGGGCGGCCTGCCACCCGCCAACCTAACCATGCCCGGCGTAAGCGTGGCGACCGATCTGACCGATCCGGTGCAGGACGCGGTCGGGTTGCTGGTCGACGCGAGCGAGGCGCAGCAGCGCAAGCTGCTCCTCCCGGACAACGTAACGCAGGACGAGCGGGGATTGCGCGAGCTGATAGAGAACGGGTGCTTCCGGTCGGCGGTGAACCTGACCGCCCGGTTGCTCACGATCAAGCAGCAGGGTTTCGGGCACGCGGGGCATCCGGTGAAGCACAGTCCCAACTCGCTGCAGCTCTGGTTCACCCGGCTGGCGCTGCTGGTAAAGCTCGGCCAGTACGAGATAGCGCGCGTCGAGGCGGAACCGTTCGGTGCACTCAGCAATCCGGACGTGTTTTACGAGTTCTACCATCCGGACATGCACGCGGACAGGAAGGGCTCGATGGCACCGTTCTCCTTCCGGCTGCTGCTTGCCGAGCTGCCCGTCTATCTCGGTGCGCCACGTGTCGCGCTCGATCGGCTGACCGATCTGTTGGCGGTGGTGCATCAAATCCGCTGCTACTTCGAGCGAACTGCCGGCCTGCCGAACGGTGCCGTGCCCCATGCGCAGGAAGCGTTCGGCTTTTGGACCGCGCGCGAAACGCGCGTCCTGCATTCCATCGTGAACTGTGCGCTGGCGGTGAAAGATTTCGGGCTGGTCGAGCAGCTCATGGAACGGCTGGCCGGGGCAGCGGCCAACCCGCAGAAGCGCATACTCCTGTCTGCCTGGGGCCGGATGCGGCTGCAGTGTGGCGATATGGCGGGTGCGGAGAAAAAGTTTGCCGAAGCTCGAAGGCTCAAAGAGGA GAAAGCCTCCGAGGTGCCGGATCTGATCGACCGGGGGCTGCTGGCCGTCGCCCAGAACGATTTCCAGAGCGCATTTGAGCTGTTCCAGAAGGCGTCGGCGGCCGCGCCCTCCAACACGATGCTGTACAACAACATGGGCGTGTGTTTGCTGTACTCGGGCAAGCTGAAGGAGGCGATCAAGCTGTACGAGGGCGCAATCGAGCGTAACACCAAGGCTTGTCTGAACGAGTCGCTGCTCGTGAACCTGTCCACGCTGTACGAGCTGGAGTCGAACCATgcgaaggagaagaagatTAAGCTGCTGAAGCTGGTCAATCGGCACCGGGCCGACCTTACGGTCGGGCTGGACGTT
- the LOC121601353 gene encoding ankyrin repeat and LEM domain-containing protein 2 homolog yields the protein MEYYAIFIPNNTSNFAIKSFYNDKAEALAALKVHKDARMKSFPSSEEAVYFYLHGPADGGGSTGGGGGAAAAASLVPPGSPIPPAERKVPKSPFIAPSSQKLVAFRKLIEANNVEEVRATIQQNPRYLISSGDTPTILKEGPRYNALHITAIEGRGEICRLILQTIESATYIELLHGQRSASTDEVTAILLDLYLNTPDKCRNETPLHFAAKLGWVEVVRELIAFPQCQVKPNADGLYPRDIICSRARPANNTPEVRAAIDALLRENFFVPVIRAEDNTLPPVVGEPFSPTELPKLEGAGPRDKLGARREIKAYAGPMDHDKAQRFCKRWKTPPRLKVLGSAAAKVQSDGKLSELRQCSTPIKGGTARRLLFANRSFDGRLEEVTATGMDGEQVEEEEEEEEEEEQRNNNNHSLVEASLDESLVQPVEKLLPDDNGNHLRLSVPYTPNRLFFSYRTNHLANASFDTNGSYCDSEPDEGNFSYVCEETQTLYGKANVTESPSFKERSIRLADPAKGLETVGRMLAEKEQVGWKEHWSFLGTFCNMAEEAGLTLLDRYLAQRKQQLEGASRQPEPIVPPADTGEEVPAVQRGDAGDRSFSDELNMICESTEKMTLNMAGDGELHRTAVSNPYRCLLNSLHVFGTRLVNNVAKATAKPGDCTAAEMFQGEIRKVEKLLENYRNDGAFRVVDFSKVHSLFAYLIVANVAHNRTGEELASIWRPLVQTNGSLHDAAKCVGTFLEQYSSLAATITPLDFADQSGWSENEHIAPCGCRTGATTIHAGTGGAPGIMERMNKRREKRAIRTTPASEPVPAPVVVDFHTYRSGGGKEPLQLNGSKDEEELYYSCSDSENEQEEDAFFTPPSSPKALRKDRNGNNSSGHHETTDGLLNGAIHADEGALLNGSMDTSPVVEERQEQQQKASYTAFISETMPTKQDFDVWNVLKMVEIDPQAHPHVHAWKCAMVEYGS from the exons ATGGAGTACTACGCCATTTTCATACCAAACAACACATCCAACTTTG CCATCAAAAGCTTTTACAACGACAAGGCGGAGGCGCTTGCCGCCCTGAAGGTGCACAAAGATGCCCGGATGAAGTCGTTCCCGTCGAGCGAGGAGGCCGTCTACTTCTACCTGCACGGGCCCGCGGACGGCGGGGGGAGCACTGGAGGAGGcggtggagctgctgctgctgctagcctAG TGCCCCCCGGAAGCCCGATACCGCCGGCCGAACGGAAGGTACCGAAATCGCCCTTCATCGCACCGTCCAGCCAGAAGCTGGTCGCGTTTCGCAAGCTGATCGAAGCAAACAACGTCGAGGAGGTGCGGGCGACGATACAGCAAAACCCGCGCTACCTGATCAGCTCCGGCGACACGCCGACTATCCTGAAGGAAGGTCCCCGCTACAACGCACTGCACATTACCGCGATCGAGGGACGGGGCGAAATCTGCCGCCTCATACTGCAGACGATCGAGAGTGCCACGTACATCGAGCTGCTGCACGGGCAGCGCTCCGcctcgaccgacgaggtcaccGCCATCCTGCTCGACCTGTACCTGAACACGCCGGACAAGTGCCGGAACGAGACGCCACTGCACTTCGCGGCCAAGCTCGGGTGGGTGGAGGTGGTGCGCGAGCTGATCGCGTTCCCCCAGTGCCAGGTGAAGCCGAACGCGGACGGGCTGTACCCGCGCGACATCATCTGCAGCCGGGCGCGGCCGGCCAACAACACGCCCGAGGTGCGGGCCGCGATCGATGCGCTGCTGAGGGAGAACTTCTTCGTGCCGGTGATACGGGCGGAGGACAACACGCTGCCACCGGTCGTGGGGGAACCGTTCTCGCCGACCGAGCTGCCCAAGCTGGAAGGGGCGGGGCCCAGGGACAAGCTGGGCGCCCGGCGGGAGATAAAAGCGTACGCCGGCCCGATGGATCACGACAAGGCGCAGCGGTTCTGCAAGCGGTGGAAGACACCGCCGAGGCTGAAGGTGTTGGGGAGCGCCGCGGCGAAGGTGCAGAGCGACGGGAAGCTGTCGGAGCTGCGGCAATGCTCGACGCCGATCAAGGGTGGCACCGCGCGCCGGCTGCTCTTTGCCAACCGCTCGTTCGATGGAAGGCTGGAAGAGGTAACGGCAACCGGAATGGATGGTGAgcaggtggaggaggaggaggaggaagaggaggaggaggagcagcgCAACAACAATAACCATAGCCTGGTGGAAGCGAGCCTGGACGAAAGTTTGGTGCAGCCGGTGGAGAAGCTCCTGCCGGACGATAACGGCAATCACCTGCGCCTGTCGGTCCCGTACACCCCGAACCGGCTGTTCTTCTCCTACCGCACCAACCACCTCGCCAACGCCAGCTTCGACACGAACGGCTCGTACTGCGACAGCGAGCCGGACGAGGGCAACTTTAGCTACGTGTGCGAGGAAACGCAAACCCTGTACGGGAAGGCGAACGTGACGGAGTCGCCCTCGTTCAAGGAGCGCTCGATACGGCTGGCCGATCCGGCCAAGGGTCTGGAAACGGTGGGCCGCATGCTGGCGGAAAAGGAGCAGGTCGGCTGGAAGGAGCACTGGAGCTTTCTGGGCACGTTCTGCAACATGGCGGAGGAGGCGGGCCTGACGCTGCTGGACCGCTATCTGGCGCAGCGCAAGCAGCAGCTGGAAGGCGCCAGCCGGCAGCCAGAGCCCATCGTCCCGCCCGCTGACACCGGGGAGGAAGTGCCGGCGGTGCAGCGAGGCGATGcgggagaccgttcctttagcGACGAGCTGAACATGATCTGCGAATCGACGGAAAAGATGACGCTCAATATGGCGGGCGATGGGGAGCTGCACCGGACCGCCGTCTCGAACCCGTACCGCTGTCTGCTCAACtcgctgcacgtgttcggCACCCGGCTGGTGAACAACGTGGCCAAAGCGACCGCCAAACCCGGCGACTGCACTGCCGCCGAAATGTTCCAGGGCGAGATACGCAAGGTGGAAAAGCTGCTGGAAAACTATCGCAACGATGGGGCCTTCCGAGTGGTCGACTTTTCCAAAGTGCACTCCCTGTTCGCCTACCTGATCGTGGCGAACGTCGCGCACAACCGTACGGGTGAGGAGCTGGCCAGCATATGGCGTCCACTGGTGCAAACGAACGGGTCGCTGCACGACGCAGCCAAATGTGTCGGCACGTTCTTGGAACAGTATTCTAGCCTTGCTGCAACAATAACGCCCCTCGACTTTGCCGACCAATCGGGATGGAGCGAGAACGAACACATCGCACCGTGCGGGTGTCGTACCGGTGCGACCACCATCCACGCCGGCACCGGCGGCGCTCCGGGCATAATGGAGCGAATGAACAAACGGCGCGAAAAGCGTGCGATTCGGACCACTCCGGCGTCGGAACCGGTACCAGCGCCGGTTGTGGTCGACTTCCACACGTACCGTAGCGGTGGCGGGAAGGAGCCGCTCCAGCTGAATGGGTCGAAGGACGAGGAAGAGCTGTACTACAGCTGCAGCGATTCCGAGAACGAGCAGGAAGAGGATGCGTTCTTTACGCCACCGTCAAGCCCGAAAGCGCTGCGCAAGGATCGCaacggcaacaacagcagcggcCACCACGAGACGACGGATGGTTTACTGAACGGGGCGATACACGCCGACGAAGGAGCACTACTGAACGGATCGATGGATACGAGCCCGGTGGTGGAGGAGCGGCAGGAGCAACAGCAGAAGGCAAGCTATACCGCATTCATTTCCGAAACGATGCCAACCAAGCAGGACTTTGACGTGTGGAACGTGCTGAAAATGGTCGAGATCGATCCGCAGGCGCATCCGCACGTGCACGCCTGGAAGTGTGCGATGGTGGAGTACGGTTCCTAG